The following proteins come from a genomic window of Anas acuta chromosome 22, bAnaAcu1.1, whole genome shotgun sequence:
- the LOC137843235 gene encoding protein-arginine deiminase type-3-like, with protein MAQQRRVHLCTQRPTSTVCVLGTELSLDVLGSAPKDAVAFHVQGTPGVKVYVVHETQSVKLPSSVGRWPLAPSTEVLVTMEALSKDVGDEKVRISYFGEASGVPVGRAMLYLTCVDISLDADTSRSGSVGRTLVDKATWTWGPDGHGAILLVNCDRDDPKSGVMDNSDTAVRSYEDLKDMSQMVLRTRGPRTIFTGHRLVLHVDFGEADKVGVFYGGNSVSLEEYKHVLGGQKLAYAVKPSRHQEESIFFVEGLSFPDASFSGLVSFHVTLLESPEKGLLEMPIFTDTVVFRVAPWIMTPNTLAPLEVFVCSVEDNEDFVAAVSALAEEAKCPVTICPLLENRNDRWIQDEVEFGYVQAPHKTFPVVFDSPRDLGLKDFPVKSILGPDFGYVARDVQKDASSLDSFGNLEVSPPVTVGGKEYPLGRILIGSSFPRFGGRRMARAVRDFLFAQRVQAPVELYSDWLHVGHVDEFLSFVPAPDRKGFRLLLASPSACYQLFKEKQEQGFGEAAMFQGLQAVPKPTINEILANEALRKFNSYAQNCISWNRDILKRELGLAEQDIIDIPQLFQGNEQARANAFFPDMVNMLVLGRHLGIPKPFGPLVAGQCCLEERVRALLEPLGLSCTFINDYYSYHVLSGEVHCGTNVRRKPFAFKWWRMVL; from the exons ATGGCCCAGCAGCGCCGTGTCCACCTCTGCACCCAGCGCCCCACCAGCACCGTCTGCGTGCTGGGCACCGAGCTCTCCCTCGACGTCCTGGG GTCGGCGCCCAAAGATGCCGTTGCCTTCCACGTGCAGGGGACGCCGGGCGTGAAGGTCTACGTGGTGCACGAGACGCAGAGCGTGAAGCTGCCCTCCAGCGTCGGCCGCTGGCCCCTGGCCCCCAGCACCGAGGTGCTGGTGACCATGGAGGCGCTCAGCAAAGACGTTGGTGATGAAAAG GTCAGGATTTCCTATTTTGGGGAGGCCAGCGGGGTGCCGGTGGGCAGAGCCATGCTGTACCTCACCTGCGTGG ACATCTCACTGGACGCCGACACCAGCCGCAGCGGGTCGGTGGGCAGGACGCTGGTGGACAAG GCCACATGGACGTGGGGTCCCGACGGGCACGGCGCCATCCTGCTGGTGAACTGTGACCGCGACGACCCCAAGAGTGGGGTGATGGATAACAGCGACACCGCCGTGCGCTCCTACGAGG ACCTGAAGGACATGTCACAGATGGTGCTGCGCACGCGTGGTCCCCGCACCATCTTCACCGGCCACCGCCTTGTCCTCCACGTGGATTTCGGCGAGGCTGACAAAGTCGGCGTTTTCTACGGCGGCA ACAGCGTCTCGCTGGAGGAGTACAAGCACGTGCTGGGGGGTCAGAAGCTCGCCTACGCCGTGAAGCCCAGCCGGCACCAGGAGGAGAGCATCTTCTTCGTGGAGGGGCTCTCCTTCCCCGACGCCAGCTTTTCGGGGCTGGTGTCCTTCCACGTCACGCTGCTGGAGAGCCCCGAGAAG GGCTTGCTGGAGATGCCGATCTTCACGGACACGGTGGTTTTCCGCGTGGCTCCTTGGATCATGACGCCCAACACCCTGGCACCGCTGGAGGTCTTCGTGTGCAG TGTGGAGGACAACGAGGACTTCGTGGCGGCCGTCAGTGCCCTGGCCGAGGAAGCCAAGTGCCCCGTGACCATCTGCCCACTGCTGGAGAACCGCAACGACCGCTGGATCCAG GATGAGGTTGAATTTGGCTATGTGCAAGCCCCCCATAAGACGTTCCCTGTGGTCTTCGACTCACCCCGTGACCTAGGGCTGAAGGATTTCCCCGTCAAGAGCATCCTG GGCCCTGATTTCGGCTACGTGGCTCGGGACGTGCAGAAGGACGCCTCCAGCCTCGACTCCTTCGGCAACCTGGAGGTCAGCCCGCCGGTGACGGTGGGGGGCAAGGAGTACCCGCTGGGACGCATCCTGATCggcagcagcttccccag GTTCGGCGGCCGGCGGATGGCCAGGGCCGTGCGGGATTTCCTCTTTGCGCAGCGGGTGCAAGCACCCGTGGAGCTCTACTCCGACTGGCTCCACGTCGGGCACGTCGATGAATTCCTCAGCTTCGTCCCCGCCCCTGATCGGAAG ggTTTTCGGCTGCTCCTGGCCAGCCCCAGCGCCTGCTACCAACTCTTCAAGGAGAAGCAGGAGCAAGGTTTTGGGGAGGCAGCGATGTTTCAGG ggctgcaggcggTGCCCAAGCCAACCATCAACGAGATCCTGGCTAACGAAGCGCTCCGGAAATTCAACAGCTACGCGCAG AACTGCATCAGCTGGAACCGGGACATCCTGAAgcgggagctggggctggccgAGCAGGACATCATCGACATCCCCCAGCTCTTCCAAGGCAACGAGCAAGCCCGCGCCAACGCGTTTTTCCCTGACATG GTGAACatgctggtgctgggcaggcACCTGGGCATCCCCAAACCTTTTGGGCCACTGGTGGCCGGGCAGTGCTGCCTGGAGGAGCGCGTGCGGGCGCTGCTCGAACCCCTGGGGCTCTCCTGCACCTTCATCAACGACTACTACTCCTACCACGTCCTCTCCGGAGAGGTCCACTGCGGCACCAACGTCCGCCGCAAGCCCTTCGCCTTCAAGTGGTGGCGCATGGTGCTCTGA